From the genome of Miscanthus floridulus cultivar M001 chromosome 10, ASM1932011v1, whole genome shotgun sequence, one region includes:
- the LOC136488444 gene encoding uncharacterized protein, with translation MVYGDSALVINQLNKDWSYSSEKIDAYCAEIRKLEGKFYGIEYHHVVRDQNHLADQLSKIGSSHAVVPLGVFVQDLLVPSIKEEKEVEEIPPVEQLILTVPSPVADWREQFIKYLTSAEGLDMIGPFKPAPGCFWYVYVAIDKFSKWIKYKPLVSVTAKKAVELFDDIIHRFSLPNSIITDLETTFIGHHFWDFCEDQCISIKYVSVAHPRANGQVERANGMILDALEKRLY, from the exons atggtatacggggactccgcgctggtcatcaaccagctcaacaaagactggtcctattccAGCGAGAAGATAGACGCATACTGCGCCGAAATTAGGaaacttgaagggaagttctatggtattgagtaccaccacgtggtacgagatcaaaatcatcTCGCCGACCAGCTATCCAAGATAGGTTCTTCTCATGCCGTGGTTCCGcttggggtcttcgttcaagatcttttggtgccatctattaaggaagagaaggaagttgaaGAGATTCCCCCTGTCGAGCAGCTGATACTtacggtaccttcgccggtcgccgattggagggagcagttcatcaagtacctcaccagcgctgaa ggactggacatgattgggcctttcaagccagcaccaggttGTTTTTGGTACGTGTACgtcgccatcgataagttctccaagtggatcaagtataaaccgctcgtctcggttactgcaaagaaagcagtcgagctcttcgatgatatcatccacagattcagtctcccgaacagcattatcaccgacctcgaaactACGTTTattggccatcatttttgggacttctgcgaagaccaatgcatctccatcaaatacgtctctgttgcccatcctagggccaacggccaggtcgaacgggcaaacggcatgatccttgatgccctcgaAAAAaggctatattag